Proteins from a genomic interval of Novipirellula aureliae:
- the ccsA gene encoding cytochrome c biogenesis protein: MASILTPADPQDRRDDQPDGARHKTSKAEYGSADMTLSGVAMTALRSLGSLKFTVALFATSLVLVLVGTLAQDEMNMLDVKNRYFLSWIAALHLDDFFPQSFFPHETKIPGIIPFPGGALIGMLLMVNLIAAKITRFKIHASGWKLWGGITFLVGGALVAGLIISSGHSSDGLQGEPPMEYAELWNWVLAVLAISTAGLLMTAVQAKDKTARKLLVIAAAVAGTSLAYYLISGTRINDPGLRIVWQLTKGLGAGLILLVGCRLVFDKQGGNMLLHLGVGLLMVGQFVFGDRQLEQRLSLVEGESSNTMISLDSIELAFIDRGEGVDKIAAIPASRMVQSKASGVPVRDEALPVDVRVLAFYDHSALRRVEPDDDNFANAGIGTEAIAVPLTKSGGADNSVNIPSAYVELIDKETDHSLGVYMLSQLLSDRQTLVPGDPTPDSFDSITVKGKDYDIGLRYHREVKPFWVQLQDVRQVTYSGTSTPRDFSSMIRIVDTKTGEDRKERIWMNNPLRYRGETFYQSNYSTLPNGKELTGIQVVRNSGWLIPYLACSIVGLGMMAHFLGTLMRFLRRRQRETEKELATLATYNLSPPSRLPVYVSIAALGLFAVVMLVPWSVVMNKLRPTARVQSFDFYTAGKIPTQFGGRIMPLDAYARMTLKAISNKESLPLDSAPSGISERADAKRLSAMQWLMEVAADEKELNHLPMFRIDAEEVRSELGLERRQSKLYSLDEVRKNWSNTEKLIDAAFKKEADDQSFKEKKLIELSSRTRQYMITASAMRLPMPPQIPERFFPAGTDERTRGLFALRQLEQQMKSVEAMPAPAIVPPKKEVAVLSANDPKWEPYGPAFFNMARSAVQLGNQDAVPAAIRSFGDMIEAYDKGDPAKFNESVDAHLAAVQSYEIGGYNKKLVSLERWTQSNWPVGVAMVMYLIAVVMGLVFFLVNVPRLREVVWGTLLIAVAIHTVAILCRVAITGRAPVINLYSSAVFIGWGAVVFGLIVERIFRYGTGNMLSAASGVLTLFVAYGLSSGDTMPVLQAVLDTQFWLATHVLSVTLGYVATLVAGTLGIGYLIAGWVGKDPKALKDLYRCCYGAACFGILFSFIGTVLGGLWADDSWGRFWGWDPKENGALLIVIWNALMLHARWDGMVAARGFAVLAIGGNIVTAWSWFGTNELGLGLHAYGGFDSGVLMWLCAFLVTQIAFIVGGVLAGKQPSELTNRQVS; this comes from the coding sequence ATGGCCAGTATTCTCACTCCAGCCGACCCACAAGACCGCCGCGACGACCAGCCCGATGGTGCTCGTCACAAAACGTCGAAAGCCGAATACGGTTCGGCCGATATGACGTTGAGTGGTGTTGCAATGACCGCGCTGCGGTCACTCGGTTCGCTCAAGTTTACCGTCGCATTGTTTGCCACTTCGCTCGTGCTGGTGCTCGTTGGCACGCTGGCACAAGACGAAATGAACATGCTTGATGTCAAGAACCGTTACTTCTTGTCATGGATTGCTGCACTGCATCTGGATGATTTTTTTCCGCAGTCGTTCTTTCCACATGAAACCAAGATACCGGGCATCATTCCCTTTCCCGGTGGTGCGTTAATCGGCATGTTGTTGATGGTGAATCTAATCGCTGCGAAGATTACACGTTTCAAGATCCATGCATCGGGTTGGAAACTTTGGGGCGGCATCACCTTTCTAGTGGGCGGCGCGTTGGTTGCTGGATTGATCATTTCGTCGGGCCACAGTAGCGATGGTCTTCAAGGTGAGCCACCGATGGAGTATGCCGAGCTTTGGAATTGGGTCTTGGCTGTCTTGGCGATCTCGACAGCTGGTTTGCTGATGACGGCGGTCCAGGCGAAAGATAAGACCGCACGAAAGTTGCTCGTCATCGCTGCGGCCGTCGCGGGCACCTCGTTAGCTTATTACCTGATTTCCGGCACTCGTATCAACGATCCCGGACTGCGAATCGTTTGGCAGTTGACCAAGGGACTCGGGGCGGGACTGATTCTGCTCGTTGGATGCCGCTTGGTATTCGACAAACAAGGTGGAAACATGCTGCTGCATCTAGGAGTGGGCCTGTTGATGGTGGGCCAATTCGTTTTCGGAGATCGCCAATTAGAACAACGACTTAGCTTGGTCGAAGGTGAATCATCCAACACGATGATCAGCCTTGATTCTATCGAATTGGCGTTCATCGATCGCGGTGAAGGTGTCGACAAGATAGCAGCGATTCCAGCCAGCCGTATGGTCCAGTCGAAAGCTTCAGGCGTACCGGTACGTGATGAGGCCCTTCCAGTCGATGTCCGTGTCTTGGCGTTTTACGATCATTCCGCTTTACGAAGGGTCGAACCGGATGACGACAACTTTGCCAACGCGGGAATTGGAACCGAGGCAATCGCCGTTCCACTCACGAAATCAGGTGGCGCTGATAACTCGGTCAATATCCCCTCGGCCTATGTGGAATTGATCGATAAGGAAACGGACCACTCGCTCGGCGTTTATATGCTGAGCCAATTGCTGTCGGATCGACAAACGTTGGTGCCCGGTGATCCGACACCGGATTCGTTCGACTCCATCACGGTCAAGGGGAAAGACTATGACATTGGGCTCCGGTATCATCGTGAAGTCAAACCGTTCTGGGTTCAACTGCAAGACGTCCGTCAAGTGACTTATAGCGGTACGTCCACGCCGCGAGATTTTTCCTCGATGATTCGAATCGTCGACACCAAGACGGGCGAAGATCGTAAAGAGCGTATTTGGATGAACAATCCGCTTCGTTATCGAGGCGAAACCTTCTATCAATCCAACTACTCGACGCTGCCAAACGGCAAAGAGCTTACCGGTATTCAAGTCGTTCGTAATTCAGGTTGGTTGATCCCCTATCTGGCTTGCAGCATTGTTGGGCTGGGGATGATGGCTCACTTTCTTGGTACACTGATGCGTTTCTTGCGCAGGCGACAACGGGAAACGGAAAAGGAACTCGCGACGCTCGCAACCTACAACTTGTCGCCTCCGAGTCGATTGCCCGTCTATGTTTCGATTGCTGCATTAGGGCTGTTTGCCGTCGTGATGCTGGTTCCCTGGTCCGTTGTAATGAACAAGCTGCGTCCGACCGCTCGAGTGCAATCGTTCGATTTCTACACGGCCGGGAAGATCCCAACCCAGTTTGGTGGACGGATCATGCCGCTCGACGCCTATGCGCGGATGACACTCAAAGCGATAAGCAACAAAGAATCACTGCCGCTCGATTCCGCCCCTTCTGGTATCTCCGAACGTGCCGATGCGAAGCGATTGTCGGCGATGCAGTGGTTGATGGAAGTGGCGGCGGATGAAAAAGAACTGAATCATTTGCCGATGTTTCGCATTGACGCCGAAGAAGTCCGCAGCGAATTGGGGCTTGAGCGACGCCAAAGCAAACTGTATTCGCTCGACGAAGTACGTAAGAACTGGAGCAATACAGAAAAGTTGATCGATGCGGCGTTCAAAAAAGAAGCGGACGATCAGTCGTTCAAGGAAAAGAAGTTGATCGAACTGAGTAGCCGCACACGCCAATACATGATCACGGCGTCGGCCATGCGGTTACCGATGCCACCACAGATTCCGGAACGTTTTTTTCCAGCCGGGACCGACGAACGGACGCGAGGGTTGTTTGCTCTGCGCCAATTGGAACAGCAGATGAAAAGCGTCGAAGCGATGCCTGCGCCCGCGATCGTACCACCCAAGAAAGAAGTGGCAGTATTGTCAGCAAACGATCCGAAGTGGGAACCCTACGGTCCCGCATTTTTCAATATGGCACGAAGTGCGGTCCAACTCGGCAATCAGGATGCGGTCCCCGCTGCTATTCGATCGTTTGGAGATATGATTGAAGCCTACGACAAGGGTGATCCCGCGAAGTTTAACGAATCAGTAGACGCTCATTTGGCAGCAGTGCAAAGCTACGAAATCGGTGGCTACAACAAGAAACTCGTTTCGCTCGAACGATGGACGCAATCCAATTGGCCTGTCGGCGTCGCAATGGTCATGTACTTGATCGCAGTCGTCATGGGGCTGGTGTTCTTCCTCGTGAATGTGCCCCGGCTTCGCGAAGTCGTCTGGGGAACACTGCTGATCGCGGTGGCCATTCATACCGTTGCCATCCTCTGCCGCGTTGCCATCACCGGACGCGCACCGGTGATCAATCTGTACTCATCGGCCGTCTTTATCGGCTGGGGCGCGGTCGTCTTTGGCTTGATCGTTGAACGTATCTTCCGTTATGGAACAGGCAATATGCTGTCTGCGGCATCGGGAGTCTTGACCCTCTTTGTCGCCTACGGGCTCAGCAGCGGCGATACGATGCCCGTGTTGCAAGCAGTCCTCGATACTCAGTTTTGGTTGGCGACCCACGTGCTGAGCGTGACGCTCGGATACGTAGCAACCTTGGTCGCAGGAACGCTGGGGATCGGTTACTTGATTGCTGGATGGGTGGGGAAAGATCCGAAAGCTCTCAAGGATTTGTATCGGTGTTGTTATGGAGCCGCCTGTTTTGGAATCCTGTTTAGCTTCATCGGAACCGTACTCGGTGGCCTCTGGGCCGACGATAGCTGGGGCCGGTTTTGGGGTTGGGACCCGAAAGAGAATGGAGCTTTGCTGATCGTGATTTGGAACGCTCTGATGTTACATGCCCGCTGGGATGGCATGGTCGCAGCAAGAGGTTTTGCCGTGTTGGCGATCGGTGGTAACATCGTGACCGCCTGGAGCTGGTTCGGAACAAACGAGCTTGGCCTCGGACTTCACGCCTACGGTGGCTTCGATTCCGGCGTGCTGATGTGGCTTTGCGCTTTCCTGGTAACTCAAATCGCCTTCATCGTCGGTGGAGTCTTGGCAGGAAAGCAACCAAGTGAGCTAACCAACCGTCAAGTGAGCTAA
- a CDS encoding tyrosine-type recombinase/integrase: MPHSLRHSFATHLVESGTDIQTIQKLMGHKDVETTMGYVHVSQVLGKSIKSPMDTLEDRTLED, translated from the coding sequence GTGCCTCATTCACTGCGTCACAGTTTCGCGACGCACCTTGTCGAATCGGGGACGGACATTCAGACGATCCAAAAGTTGATGGGGCACAAGGATGTTGAGACGACGATGGGCTACGTGCATGTCAGCCAAGTTCTTGGCAAAAGCATTAAGAGTCCGATGGATACTCTAGAGGATCGAACGTTAGAAGACTGA
- a CDS encoding Mu transposase domain-containing protein has product MPKLRAFEKHYGTTILPTRPYTPRHKGKVERGVDYVQENALRGRTFATLAEQNDYLSHWEATVADLRIHGTTRKQVRAHFLASKKGALMMLPLERFANFQEARRIVSRDGHVAIDRAFYSAPPEYVGREVWARWDARTVRLLDSELKTIAVFARSEQGKFNTKSQHIASEKINSIERGGSYLLRKTAFIGDCSARWGQAMLREKGIRGHRVLQGLLALSKKHRCDQIEQACEIAWRHGDYQLRTIRKLIDRSGPVQELMPFLDDHELIRPLADYDRYVHECVQDKLTY; this is encoded by the coding sequence GTGCCCAAACTGCGTGCATTCGAAAAACACTACGGCACCACGATCCTACCGACAAGACCTTACACGCCCCGTCATAAAGGCAAGGTGGAACGCGGTGTTGATTATGTTCAAGAGAACGCACTGCGTGGACGAACCTTCGCCACCTTGGCTGAGCAAAACGATTATCTCTCGCACTGGGAAGCGACAGTCGCTGACTTGCGGATTCATGGAACGACTCGTAAGCAAGTTCGCGCACACTTCCTTGCATCAAAGAAAGGGGCCTTGATGATGTTACCACTTGAACGCTTTGCAAACTTCCAGGAGGCACGCCGTATCGTTAGTCGTGATGGCCACGTTGCGATTGACCGTGCGTTCTACAGTGCGCCACCGGAGTATGTTGGCCGCGAAGTCTGGGCACGTTGGGATGCACGAACTGTTCGTCTGCTCGACAGTGAACTCAAAACGATTGCCGTTTTCGCTCGCAGTGAGCAAGGAAAATTCAATACCAAATCTCAACACATCGCTAGCGAGAAGATCAACTCGATTGAGCGAGGTGGTTCCTATTTACTGCGAAAAACGGCGTTTATTGGCGATTGCAGCGCTCGTTGGGGTCAAGCAATGCTACGTGAAAAAGGGATTCGTGGGCATCGCGTGCTACAGGGGCTACTGGCTTTATCAAAGAAACATCGCTGTGACCAAATCGAACAAGCGTGTGAAATCGCCTGGCGTCATGGTGATTACCAGTTACGAACGATTCGCAAATTGATCGATCGTAGCGGGCCGGTACAAGAGCTGATGCCGTTCTTGGACGACCATGAGCTGATTCGTCCTCTGGCCGACTATGACCGCTATGTGCACGAGTGCGTGCAAGACAAACTCACGTATTGA
- the istB gene encoding IS21-like element helper ATPase IstB, which yields MNESLSRMLRELRLGGMAETLEVRLQEARASGLTHQEFLELVLADETLVRNDRKIDRGVRRASFRDVRRLEDFDFSFNRSIDRAKVFELASGHFLRSAKDVLLCGPPGTGKSHLAQAVGHAVIRSGAIVYYRSIFDVVRDFLHDEAMGGEEKVLARYLKPDLLIIDDMGMKQLPKRSGEYLFEIIMRRHEVRSTIMTTNRPLEDWGKLIGDVPSASAILDRFLQSAEIMKITGRSYRLKNSGKKSKGAKAPPGSAAEEKE from the coding sequence ATGAATGAATCATTATCACGAATGTTAAGAGAACTTCGTCTCGGCGGCATGGCCGAAACGCTTGAAGTTCGGTTACAAGAAGCGAGAGCAAGCGGGCTAACACACCAGGAGTTCTTGGAGTTGGTGTTGGCCGATGAGACGTTGGTTCGCAATGACCGAAAGATCGATCGCGGGGTGCGACGTGCAAGCTTTCGAGATGTGCGTCGCCTCGAGGATTTTGACTTTTCGTTTAATCGCAGTATCGATCGTGCAAAGGTGTTTGAGTTGGCCAGTGGACACTTCTTGCGAAGTGCGAAAGACGTCCTGCTGTGTGGCCCACCGGGGACCGGAAAGAGCCACCTTGCGCAGGCCGTTGGTCATGCCGTTATCCGCTCAGGTGCAATCGTTTACTATCGCAGCATCTTCGACGTTGTTCGAGACTTCTTGCATGACGAGGCGATGGGCGGCGAAGAAAAGGTACTGGCTCGTTACTTGAAGCCGGACCTGTTGATCATCGATGACATGGGGATGAAGCAGCTGCCCAAACGCAGCGGTGAATATCTGTTTGAAATCATCATGCGTCGCCATGAAGTTCGCAGCACGATCATGACAACGAATCGTCCACTAGAGGACTGGGGCAAGTTGATTGGCGATGTTCCGAGTGCCAGTGCGATCTTAGATCGCTTCTTGCAATCGGCCGAGATCATGAAAATTACAGGGCGGAGCTATCGTCTGAAAAACAGTGGAAAAAAATCAAAAGGGGCCAAAGCGCCCCCCGGCTCCGCAGCCGAAGAAAAAGAATAG